GAGCACACTGCTCTTTTCTACCTCAACTTATTTCCACTTGACAATAGGTCTGTTTTGGAGGACTTTATAGGAAGTCCAGAGTCTTAGTAACTCAGGAAAATCTACAAGAGAGGGCCAACCCTCTTTCCTCTGCCCATGATGACTCTTTTCTGGGGAACCTAAAAGGAAATAGGGTTGGTTCTCTCAAGAGAGCATCAGTTAAGGTGCTCACTTCCTCTCCCACTGTCATTAGCAACTGACTCAGAAGTGCAGGCAGGACAGGGAGGGGGACAGCAGGGGGAGTCCCCAAGgccaggaggggcaggggaggtggcCTCCCAGCATCCCAGAACTTCTCCTGACCTCTCCCTTGGTCTCAGCCTCCTCCTGCTCACAGGCCCTGGGGCATCACCACAGAGGCTGCTTCCTCCAGCTCTTGCTCTGCTGTCCACCCAGCTGCTCTGCGAGGGTCAGCGGACCCTGAACTAAACCCCTGGCCTTTGCCGCATCCCACCTATGTGACCTGGAGCTCCTTAACTgacttcacctgtaaaatggaaataacgtTTCCCTATGTGTTCATGGGGGTGAAATATCATGTGTGTCCATGTCCTGGGCCAGTGCCTGCCACACAGTAGGTCCTGCCCAGTGTGctgctgtcccctctgcctggaatgtgttagtttcaggtggaaaCCTCTTTCTCCAGCATCGCCCCTCTCCCATGCTGTGTTAGGGCTTTTGCCCAGTGCTCCCATATATAAACACCTGCTTACCAGGTGTGACTGCCTCAGGCAGATACTGGTCCCATAGATCTCAAGCACCCCTGCAGACACCCAGAagctccattgtttcccccacccaccgcccccccaccctccACATCAATCAATACAGAGTTAATTCTGTGGATTCCCTCCAGGCAAGTTCTAGTTTCCTTTCTCCCTAAGTGAtgcaggaaaaagggaaaaatttaGAAGCCTTCCTGCTGAgggggtagagagagagagaaagaaatctgaTGTCTCTTCTAATAAGGGCACCAATCTTATTGGATTAGGTCTCTGCGCTTATGGTCTCTTTTTACCTAATTACTGccttaaaggccctatctcctaATACAGTCATTGCAGGGGGAAGGATGCCTCAGGATTTCAACTTATGAATTAGGGGCAGGGGAACGGTCTACCTGTAAGCCCAGGTGAATCCATTAACAGTACCCCAGATGACTTTTGCTCAGGAAGGTGAACTTGAGCCACTTTATGTGAGTTCttgtttgctcagtcactcagtcgtgtccaaactttgcaacctcgtggactgtagcctgccaggctcctctctccatgggattctccagtcaagaacactgcagtgggctgccagttcctcctccaggggtactccttacccagggatggaacccgcgtctcatgtgtctcctgaattgcaggcagattctttattgctgagctacTTTAAACTCAATACTGTTTATGTCCCACCATAATTTCTtgcaatcttttttcctttttttctgtgtaGAGAGCAAAAACTTTACTGACGTCGTCAGTGATCATTTCGCAGAGAGAGTAAACAGGGAAGAACTGCAGTTCCTGCTCACTGAAGACAATGCCTGGGAGAGTTTTGTGGCTGAGGCCAAATTGTCCAGGCAAACCACACATTGTGCCAGAAATTTTATCCAGATCCTCTTGGGAAGATCTCCCCAGGCTAGCTTTCTCCTGGCAGAcacacctcctccaggcaggATCCTAAGGTTGGGATCGAGGTTATTCCTTCTCAAGATCCCATCAGGAATGTTTCCTCCATGTCATTTGCTGGTAGTGAACAGCCTCAGGTTGAGAAAAGTTGAAACCCATTTGGAAGGGGTAGATTacgtgaccttggacaagttactgaaCTACTTTtggccttagtttcttcatctgttcaaTTTTATTGtggagaaaactgagatcatgcatGCAAAGTGCTTCACATGATGGCtgacacagagtaggtgctcaattaatgCTAATTTAAAAAACTTGTTGTGAAGAGATGGGATCAAAGTTCATTCCCTAGAGATAAGAACCAAGCCAGACTTCCTTTGCTACAGGTCAGAAAACCCTGACAGCAACATCACTTTGTgttccaagaccttttagaactaacaccccaaaaagatgcccttttcatgataggggactggaatgcaaaaataagaagtcaagaaacacctggagtagcagtcaaatttggccttggagtacagaatgaagcagggcaaaggctaacagagttctgccaagagaacgcaccggtcacagcaaacaccctctttcaacaacacaagagaagattctacacatggacatcaccagatggccaacaccgaaatcagattgattgtattcctTGCAGCAAAAggtggggaagctctatacactcggcaaaaacaagaccgggagctgactgtgcctctgaccacgaactccttattgcctaattcagacttaaattgaagaaagtagggaaaaccactagaccattcaagtatgacctaaatcaaatcccttatgattatacagtggaagtgagaaataaatcaagggactatatctgatagagtgcctgatgaactatggactgaggtttgtgacattgtacaggaggcagggatcaagactatccccaagaaaaagaaatgcaaaagagcacaacgactgtctgaggaggccttacaaatagctgtgaaaagaagagaagcacaaagcaaaggaaaaaggaaagatatacctatttgaacatagagttccaaagaatagcaaggagagataagaaagccttcctcagtgatccatgcaaaggaatagaggaaaataataaaatgggaaagactagagatctcttcaagaaaattagagataccaaggggacatttcatgcaaagatgagctcaataaaggacagaaatggtatggacctaacagaagcagaagatattaagaagaggtggcaagaatacacagaaaaactgtaccaaaaagtacaacccagataatcaagatggtgtgatcactcacctagagccagacatcctggaatgtgaagtcaggtgggccttaggaagcatcactaccaagaaagctagtggaggtgatagaattccagttgagctatttcaaatcataaaagatggtgctgcactcaatatgccagcaaatttggaaaactcagcagtggccacaggactggaaaaggtcagttttcattccaattccaaagaaaggcaatgaaggaaagttatggccaacctagaaagcatattcaaaagcagagacgttactttgccaacaaaggtccgtctggtcaaggctatggtttttccagtggtcgtgtatggatgtgagagttggactgtaaagaaagctgagcacagaagaattgatgcttttgaactgtggtgttggagaagactcttgagagtccgtaggactgcaaggagatccaaccagtccatcctcaaggaggtaagtcctgggtgttcattggaaggactgatgctgaagctggaactctatactttggccacctgatgcgaagagctgactcatttgaaaagaccctgatgctggaaaagattgagggcaggaggacaagaggatgacataggatgagatgtttggatggcatcactgactcaatggacatgagtttgggtggactccaggagctggtgatggacaggggagcctggcgtgctgcagtccatggggtcacaaagtcggacacgactgagcgactgagctgaattgaactgaactgaatgttagttAATTAGATGGCCTAGGAAGAGTTGGTGCATTTTGAAGTGTTACTTAAGTGGCacaggaccctatggtccttgccccccACTCCCCGTACCCCCACGCCACAATATATCCTCTGCTAccttttgcctgtggaaaacttaatcaaagaataaatttcatcagagaagtgagaaatgctgaaacaaaggaaaacaaaataaggagatagataatgtagtcattaaggaTTTTCAAGGACCCTTAGTTCTTTCtgaagggctatagataatattctaagccttatcctgtgagctgtcttacagatactaaaacaccaggtggagaagttaactacatgatgaccaggcCATACCCAGGActtgagctgccacaattccgagAATTGACCACAAAGAAACGGGAACAAGTGCACCTTGGAACTGAAggttaactgtacctaaaacaaccaagatgatgcaagccagaccactgatgaccaattgaagatgactgttagagatgactgtgctgtttctgcatgtaaccccaccacctcctccactCTGTCTATAAATGCTCTCACCCGCTGCTTGTCCGGGGGATGTGGGGAGTCAGGACAGATGTCCACCACCCTCCCCTGaagttgccagcatctgaaataaagcaaactttcctttccaccaacttgCCTGTTTACTGGCTTTTGAGTGGCGAGCAGAGGGACCCTCCCATACATACCTTTTGGTAACATTACCTGAGGTGGGATaagggtgagggtggggctggAACTGTCCACAATCCTAACATGGAATGATTCACTTCTATGATGAGCCTTTTTAAGAACCCATGTGGCCTGTCAGCCAGTCCCCACATTGTCTGAGTCGGTCTCTTGTAAACTCCATGCACAGAAGGTTCTGGGGCTCTGGGGGCACTTCCTCCAGATTTTGTTCTAATGTCACCACTTACCGCATAGTTGTGCAGCCATAGAGCTTGTGGCAGGGGGTCTGAGAGGAACTCCAGCGCCTGGAGCACCAACTGAGGGCAGCCTCTGGACATAGGTCAGGGGTCCTCACAGCCAGTCAACCCCACCAGATGATTTCCAGTGCACTCATTGGAGAACCACTGTCGTGGATCATTGGGTTCAGTTGTGTCGGCTGTAGCCTGGATACCAGAAGTTCCTTTTTAAACTAGAACTCTTAAATTGAGTGCTTTCAGTAATGCTTCTTTTTTCTCCCATGGTGAGGGAAGAATTGCCCACATTCTGGTCAAAATCTGGAGTTTCTGGTGACAATGGGTAGGTTTGCAGGTCAAGCTCATCTGTGGGGTACTGTGTCCCCCTCAATGCAGGCCCCCTGGCATTCTTGCCCTGCTGGATGAGGAGTGCTGGTTCCCCAAAGCCACGGGAAAGAGCTTCGAGGAGAACGTGGTGCAGGAGCAGGACACCCACCCCAAGTTCCAGAAGCCCAAGCAGCTGAAGGACAAAGCCGATTTCTGCATCATCCACTTCACTGGCAAAGTGAGGAGCGCACACAAAGGAAGGTGCGGCTGGACCTTCTTGGGAGACAGAGAAGATTCTAGGACCTTGAACCCTGaggtgggggcaggtgggaggTACTTACTCATCATCACATGTTCCATTTTGTTAGACGCTTGCAGCGGTCCTGTGAGGTGCTCTGGCTGTGTATTATTATTAGGtgcattttccaggtaaggaagTGAGATTTGTGCTAAAGGTGCTGGCCCTGGAGTTGGTATTGGGGCTCTATCTCTGTGTTATTTGGGGCCAGAGAattcacctctctgagtcttggTTGCCTCACATGGAAAATGGAGGTGACCAGCACTGTGTCAGAGAACATGAATTAAATAGTCTTGGGAAGCCTAGCACTGCACTGTCAGTACTCTGCGACAGGGCCTCTCAGCCTCCACGTTGCCCTTCCTGAGGGGTGGAGGCCGGATCAGTCGTTACTGTCCaggactgtcctgtgcattgtaggatgtttagcagcaacCCTGACTCCTCCCCACCCAGGTCAGTAACGCAATCCCTACTTGAAACAACCAGTAAGGCCTCCAGACACCCCAAACATCTGCAAGGTAtggccagtaagtggcagagctgccATCACACCAGCTGGCGCACCTTCCCCAGTTGGCTTATTCCTGGGGCTTGGCCCTAACTGAGCAGGAGTGTCCTGAGTCTGCAGAGGTCCAAGCTTAGACTAAAGCTGGTCCTTCTCAGCATGTTGTGCTGTTTGTACAGAATGTCTCACAGTTGGTTACTCTCGGATATGTGATGAGCCAGGCTGTACTCAGTCTCCCCGTCGATGACAACTGGTGACAAGAGACTTATACTGACACAGTGCTGCTCCCAAGCCAGCTCTGGTCCTCGCCCACCATCCTCCACATGGCCCTGCACTGCTTGGCCTTGCGTGCTTGACTCCTCTGGCTCCTTAGGATGTTGAAGCCACTCATGACTTTAAAATGCCTGTTTAAAGAAACTCCATTCCTCTATTTATCTAAAGTAATGCCGCCTGAACCCCCATGTCCATTGCCACCGTGGTTAGAAATGCATGTGGGCAGAGATGTTTGCACGTAAGGTCCTTTCAGAGCCGAGGATTTTCTTTCCCTACAAGTCTGACTTGTTATCTGCCCTGTGCTGCTGAACCCCACCTGCCCACTTCCCTGCTTCCTTCCAGTCTCATTTCCCTGTACCAGGTGAGGCTGCCTACAGCAGTAGGCCCAACCCTAGCTCTAGGCCCTCCCTCGACTTTGGCCTTGTTCCAGGGTTCCTTGGTGGCAGGGGTAGCCTCTTGGAGAGGGCTAGCAGCCGGCTCTCCTCCTCTAGATGGAAGCCCTTGAGCTCGACAGCAACCTGTACCGCATCAGCGAGAGCAAGGTCTTCTTCTGGGCCGGCGTACTGGCCCACCTTGAGGAGGAGCAGGACCTGAAGATCACGGATGTCATAATCGGCTTCCAGGCCTGCTGCAGGAGCTACCTGGCCAGGAGGTAAGTCCCGGGATGCCCACCCACAGCTCAGGACCCCCAGCTGTCCTGTGGTGAAGGCACTGAGGAAGTGGGGCCTGGGCACCCTCATGCCGGCAGGTGTCCCACAGGGAGGTCCACGTGCTTTCCCTGCCCCTTGCTTCCTGGATTTCTGCCTGAGGTTTAAAGTGAGCAGGCAGGAAGGGTGACTgcgtgcggggagcgagctccatccctggcaaaggtcatgaggaaggaggcttggcatacgcaaaggcgggatcaagcctcaggagtctccctggaaattctcgagcaatctaccccaaaaccaaagtctgcctactttctgctttgtgctttcacctacacctctgactttacggggggctgtcccccactacctctctctgaaaaaagagttagcttacagctccagttaataattcctgggtgtgacagtgtttaacctacaaactcctttggaaatcctctagcctgcctgaataggtttttccagccacatgtgattgttcagagcctcccaactgtgagagacatgagatgttctaaactgtctaaacatagattcttttgagaagttaaaagattgattagaaattgtattggtgaagggattttcacttgttgggccaatgtttgctgctaagtttccatatcccttacctgctgtgtccctggcagtgtattgattaatataattggtgtaagtagtagctttaatgtttgtaaccttggacccttgagttaattctttttcttgttatagcccaccacacctttgctctgtaggaatgcaactttatctaattcTTTTTGGAGGCTgacgcctgactttagaataatcacctttagagaaaaataagtttcttaaaatgttaacaggcctccgggccagaagatgatgcaaatcacctaagcttttgcatatgctaagtttgcaggaagaaagcctggcttgctgcatgactctaccccttcccccattatcctctatgcataacttaaggtataaaaactactttgaaaaataaagtgcgggccttgttcatggaaacttggtctcaccatgtcgttctttctcttaccttctggctgaattattcagcctcttttctacactgaatttcctcactgagctatccttatttcagcctcttttctccactgaatttcctcactgagctctcctcattctattactctttatatccttaattaacgtttaattaagcaattgtttcctgatcttcgcctacgccgtctctccttcgaatatcctggatcagccggggctggaccccggcaactgCGCTCAGATTTTCCATCCAAGAAAACCCCTGCCTCCCACTGTTCCTCCCTGTACAGCCCCTTCTGTAGGGGTCACTCCCAGAGGATCCCAAGCTCCAGGGAGGAGGCATCCTTGAGTCCCGGCAGCTCCTGTGGGGTCAGGGGCGGACTTGTGCAGGTTAGTGGGCAGGGCAGCTGAACGTTTACCCCCTGACCCCTCTGAGTCTGTGCTCAGGGGTGTCTGTTCCAGCCTGAACTCTGAACTCTGTGGACAGAGCGTGAGTGTGTGGTGTTTGGACAAATGGACTTTTGCAAGACATAAACTGCTGACATTCTCCTGCCAAATAGAAGTCCCTGAGTTGCTGGAAGAAATtccctgcctctcccttccccgactccactccccccaacccctcttccttgtctgcaaaatcaaattaaattcaTGGTTTTTATTATGGGTGATTGTAAGACCAAACAGTAGTGTGTGGTCCTCATAAATAATACTCATCACTCTTATGTCCCTCCCCTAAAAGCAGGGAAGAAGTGGCCGTGATGGCCCAGGGACATTTCCTGGGATGAAGCAGCCCTGATGGAAGGTCAAGCAGGCCTCCAGGAGGGGTCACGGTTCCAGGAAAACTGCAGCCCCTTCTGCTTGGGACAAAGCAGAAAAGTCCACTAGCAGTCCAGCTGCAGGACTGTCAGGCTGTGGGATCTTTgcttctcagtttctttatctgtacaGTGGAGCTGACAGTTCCTAGAGAtgatgtgagaattaaatagGAAATGTGAGGATGGTGCCAGCACAGACCCTGGCACATGCTCAGTCCTCTCCCCACAATGAGTCTCTTCTCAGGAACTAAAAAGGGAAAGGGTTGGCTCTCTCTTGTAGACTTTTCTGAGTTGCCAGGTAGAAttgggaaaaggagtccaaaatggtggtggctaaaagagaaggaagggaaaagcccgcgaaaatagaacaaaggaaggtccgaggaccagagtgaagacttcaggtagaacaaacagcactcctggctaagcccaatttgcatagggcaggcccaggggaggaaaaaacatataaaaggaggagccaaagtgctttctctctctctctcctgcttgtgtgtgctctttctctctctctccctctctcactctctctctctctctcttcccctcccctgcgctctcctccactttcttctctttgagtctttgggttggcatgccctcacactTCAAGGAtagattctcctgctatcttctaaataaaatagagctgtaacactgatttgcctaagagctataacatgatttgtccaagacccaagagccgTGACACACCAAGGGCTTTAACGTccatcgctccaaatctttgttgtgacgagacaaagaaccgaggaacatacacttgtGTGATACCAGGACACTAGCCTTCCTGTAAAAGTCCTCCATTTGGAGAGAAATATATCTGTTGTCAGGTGGAAATGAGCCAGGGGAGAAAAGAGCAGTGTGCTCTCAGCCCTTCCTGCAAACTTAGGCGTCCACCTAATGGCGGTGACCGCCAAGGCCAGCCCTCCTCCTGTGGCTCACTGGGACAAAAGGCACTTGTACCATACCTTTCATCAAGGCCAAGTCGAGAAGGATCTGATCACAAGTGTTGAGGGTAGAGGCATGGATAGAGTGGCTGAAGGGTGGCCTTAGGCCCCTCTCCCAGGTACTGTGGGAGCTGAGCAGGGGACAGTGGACTCTGAACCCACATGGACATGGCTCTCAGCAAGAATATGACCAGTATATGGTGAGCAGCTGCTATGTTCCAGGACTGTGCCACGTGCTGGTGGCATCAAGATGAATAAAGCAGGCAGGCTGGTGAGCGTGAGTGCATAGAAGGGTCGAGGGGACTGGAAGAAGCCcatgggaagggggagggatTGGAAAAGGGGCTCACAGTGTGTTGGTGGCAGGTCTTCCTTCGGAGAGCCCAGGGCAAGGTGTGCTGAGTCAATAAGAACCTGGCATGTCAGGCGTGGCTTGTTTAGCTAAGGGAGTCAACAGTCTGGGTTTAGCCCAGGGTGGGACCTGGTAGGCAGAGTGTTTATTTAATCTGAGCAATCCAGATGTGAGGGCGttcactttctcttttgcttctccAAGTGTATCTGGACCGACACAACGTGTGTGGTTTATTGCAGAGATGCACAGCTGGTGGCTGCATCTGCAGAGCTCAGAACAACTGGATCTTGTTCACACTCAGCCAGAGAAGATTCCTGGGTAAGCAGGCGGGTAgggcccccacccccctccccatcctcaggATGAATGTCTGAGAAAAGATGATTGTGATTGGTtgacagaagaaggaaatggaagctcagagaggtgaggtcaTGGCTGAGGCAGCAGGTTAAGCAGGAGCAGAGCCTGGTTGTGGAAGCAGATGTGTCTGACGGCTTCCTCCCACCACCTGGTCCCCTGAACAGTGCAGAGGGAGGGTGACACCTGGTCAGATTGGCTCAGCTCAGGATGTGGACTCCTGAGACGTGACCGGTGACCCCAGAAGGAAGGCGGTGTTGGGGGTGCTCA
Above is a genomic segment from Bos indicus isolate NIAB-ARS_2022 breed Sahiwal x Tharparkar chromosome 5, NIAB-ARS_B.indTharparkar_mat_pri_1.0, whole genome shotgun sequence containing:
- the LOC109559512 gene encoding myosin-9-like isoform X3; this encodes MPACGIHLPCKGSSFLPPGILALLDEECWFPKATGKSFEENVVQEQDTHPKFQKPKQLKDKADFCIIHFTGKVRSAHKGRCGWTFLGDREDSRTLNPEMEALELDSNLYRISESKVFFWAGVLAHLEEEQDLKITDVIIGFQACCRSYLARRDAQLVAASAELRTTGSCSHSAREDSWATVRGVAKSWTQLSDFTFKPPPTGRVRERSKGDTACWSTSQNPSR
- the LOC109559512 gene encoding myosin-9-like isoform X2, with protein sequence MPRAGGIRDTKGGCSCRAENSWILFTLSQRQTPGPPGILALLDEECWFPKATGKSFEENVVQEQDTHPKFQKPKQLKDKADFCIIHFTGKVRSAHKGRCGWTFLGDREDSRTLNPEMEALELDSNLYRISESKVFFWAGVLAHLEEEQDLKITDVIIGFQACCRSYLARRDAQLVAASAELRTTGSCSHSAREDSWATVRGVAKSWTQLSDFTFKPPPTGRVRERSKGDTACWSTSQNPSR
- the LOC109559512 gene encoding myosin-9-like isoform X5: MPRAGGIRDTKGGCSCRAENSWILFTLSQRQTPGPPGILALLDEECWFPKATGKSFEENVVQEQDTHPKFQKPKQLKDKADFCIIHFTGKVRSAHKGRCGWTFLGDREDSRTLNPEMEALELDSNLYRISESKVFFWAGVLAHLEEEQDLKITDVIIGFQACCRSYLARRDAQLVAASAELRTTGSCSHSAREDSWGEVTPPSSLMQTRS
- the LOC109559512 gene encoding myosin-9-like isoform X4, encoding MPRAGGIRDTKGGCSCRAENSWILFTLSQRQTPGPPGILALLDEECWFPKATGKSFEENVVQEQDTHPKFQKPKQLKDKADFCIIHFTGKVRSAHKGRCGWTFLGDREDSRTLNPEMEALELDSNLYRISESKVFFWAGVLAHLEEEQDLKITDVIIGFQACCRSYLARRDAQLVAASAELRTTGSCSHSAREDSWPPPTGRVRERSKGDTACWSTSQNPSR